The Cryptococcus gattii WM276 chromosome D, complete sequence region ATTATCTGAACTAACTAGCAGGCGCAAAGGTCATTGTGAACGCTTCGAACAACGAGTTGTTATGTTCTGGATACAACTCACAGCTTGAAATAGGAGATCCTACTGAACATGGTGAAATCAATGCTATTCGTGTACGCTTCTATTGTTCCTACACTATTAAGCACGGTGCTGACCGACTGTTTTTCTAGAACTGCGTCAAGAAGTACACAGAGCTTGGCTGGACACCTGCTCAGGTGATTTTCTCGCTCTGCACAAACTCGTCACATGACTGACAAGCTTTGCAGATCACTGAAATCTGGCCACAATCTTGGATTTACACCACCGCCGAGCCGTATGTAACGTAACTGACACATTTTGTATGCGCGCTAAAAGCTCTCGCCCAGTTGTCCCATGTGCGGCTCTACCATCCTTCAATGTAAGTATTCCCCATCCTCTCATGGTCCAAATCTACAAGCCAAGGTCCCCACGAGTCTGAAGCGTGAAACTGATCTCATCAATGCATCCGTACAGCTGGCTTCAAACGAGTTGTCTACGGTACCTCGAGCCCCCACCTGGTCGGCATGGGTTGGACCGAATACCTCGTTTCCGTCCGTAACACATGGCTCCGTAAAGCTGCTCTCATCCAACCCGGTTTCGGAGGCTGTCGACCCGTCACACAAGTCGTAGGGCATGTGGGCAACAATGAGACCGATCCTAGACTCGCTTGGCAGTTTAACCTTGATTATCCTTGTCCTGATGGGTGCCACAGGCATGGAGAGGAACACGTTTGCAAGCCCGTTGCTTAAGCATAAGATATTTTGGTGTTTGAGGGGGccggggggggggggggggagaAGTGGGAAAGGGTGGCTGTTTTATGGATTCGACAGCGAAGGGAAGTAAGTTGCATCACTGTATTGCGTGGGAGAGGGTCTGTGGTTTGGGTTTGTGGTTTGTTGAAGTCGGGCAGATCGGGGGTCATTGATTTGCATTGGGTGATTCATCGCTATGACGATCGGGATTGATAACTTTTGGGCACGCGGAACGAATGTAGCAGTTGGCATGAAAGATGCATAAAGAAGCTTTTCAAATACAGAATATTACTGAGTGCGCATTGCATCAAGAAATATATATACCTTTATCATCTAACCTATCTATCAACGAaatttcctcttcaacGTTTGCTGGTATACTATTTGAGAGAGTTCACAGATTTTTAGTTTGACAGACCAGTAACTGATTCTAATAAGGCATAATTGGACAGGATCGATTTGAAGATTAGACAAATTGTGTGAAAGTGAATAAAACGTGTGCAAAATGCCATCTTGCTACTTTTTTCATAGATATTATGAATGCGGATTCGTTAGTTGGCTGATTATGAGTCCTTTGCTTTAGGACTTGGGTCTTGGATGGACAGTACTACTACTATCGCAAGTTTATCACATTACGAACAGCTCTTGCCTGCCCCTGCCCTGCCCTGCTAGGAAACTGTGTCAGTTCGCTTATTCCCTAAAGCTTGAGATCATTCGGTTATGAAAAATGAAGACCAATGCAGAGAGAAGTATGACATATCTAACAAAGAGGCTATCTTTTGGTACCATACCGATATTAAGTTTAGACGATTCTAAAACAAATAAATAATCCATAACCCATAGAACGGAATGGCGTGTATATACGGCTTTCGCTGGGGTATACatccttt contains the following coding sequences:
- a CDS encoding Hypothetical Protein (Similar to TIGR gene model, INSD accession AAW45615.1), encoding MFIQAILGASVTAMAGLYALKSGANPANSDNVPYEVDLHWMRKSIEVMPPCHFNAYGSVIVNASNNELLCSGYNSQLEIGDPTEHGEINAIRNCVKKYTELGWTPAQITEIWPQSWIYTTAEPCPMCGSTILQSGFKRVVYGTSSPHLVGMGWTEYLVSVRNTWLRKAALIQPGFGGCRPVTQVVGHVGNNETDPRLAWQFNLDYPCPDGCHRHGEEHVCKPVA